Below is a window of Pedobacter africanus DNA.
TTGAAGGGTCCTTTGCCGGTTCTAAAGTGTCCATGATGCTTGGCCAACCATCAGGTTTTACCTTACAGGCTTTGGAGGAAACCACTATTGTTAGTATGAATTTCAAAAAATACAAAGCACTGATTGCTGAGCGACCGGATTTTAAAGATTTTTACATCGCTTATCTTGAAAAAAACTGGGTCATTGATAAAGAAGAAAGAGAAATCTCGCTGGTGATGGATACTGCAACCGTCAGGTATTTGAAATTGCTGCAAAGGCACCCTGGGATTGACAAAAGAATTCCGTTACAACACATTGCTTCACATTTAGGAGTAACACCCATTCAGCTGAGCCGAATCAGAAAAACGTTGAAAAAATAAATTTCCAAATTAACATATGTAAAGCGTTTTGAAAAAGGGCGGGATTACTTTTGTCCTATGAATCAAGTCGCACTTTCAGCCCTGGCCTTTTTAGGCGGTATTTTTTTAGCCATACAGGCAGGCTTTAACAGTCACCTCGGAGTGTTGTTAAAAAAACCGCTGCTGGCAGCAATTGCCACTTCTTTAAGCAGTACGATATTTGCATTAGTAGTTGTGCTGCTGACCATGAAGAATATGCCGGCACCCAGTACGGTTAAACAGGTTCCTTTTTATTTGTGGTTTACCGGAGGGCTGTTTAGTGTATTCGGGATCAGCCTGTATTTTTATACCATTCCGAAACTAGGCGTTTCTACGATGATCTCCCTAGGTTTATGCGGACAATTGATTTTTGCATTGATTGCCGGGCATTTTGGCTGGCTGGATTTGCCGCAGGAGCCGATAACCGTAAAAAGAATGGCCGGAATTGCGGCTATGATGGCAGGAATTTTACTAATTAATTTAAAATGAAGACAAAAGATCAGCTCGTTAAAGCAAATATCGACAACCTGATTGCGCTTTGGAAAACTGCAGGAGGGGCCTTTCATTCCTATTTCAATAAAGGTGATTATGAATATGTTCAGATACCTGGTTCGGAATGGCCCAATAAAATCTGGTTTAACAGGGGGATCTCCAGGAACGATGCTGAGCGGGCTTTAGCACAAAATTCAGCAGCTGGCCCCAATTTGGTTTTACCCCATTGGGATATATTCGGCGCCTCCTCCCTCGAAATACTGGAAGCAAATGGCTTTGCAGAAAAAAGCAGGCAAACAGCAATGTACCTGGAATTGGGGCATCGCTTCGATGAGCAACAGCGCTTGGATTTTAAACGTGTAACCAGCACCACAGAGACTATGGAATGGGCCACACTATATCCCCAGGCTTTTGGCTATAGCATCAGTGAAGCTATTCTGGCCAATACTTTTAATGAAATTCATTATTACCTGGCCTGTTTTCAAGATCAGCCTATTGGAACTGCCATACTGTTCCAGACCGAAGAAATTATGGGAATACATGGGGTGGGCATTAGTCCCAATGCCAGGAGAAGTGGTTATGCAGAAGAAATTATGAAGTTCCTGCTTAACCGCGCCATTGATATGGGTGCCCGGTATGCAACGCTCCAGGCATCAGACATGGGCAGGGGGCTCTATGATAAACTGGGATTTAAAGCACAGTTTGTGATCAAAAACTATATTGGCCACCCGCCACATTTGTAAATAACAGTAAGCATTAATACCGCTGCTTTTCCAGCTCAACTTTAAGTTCCTGTTTTAAATTCTTAGCTTTTTCAATCCATTCCGGAGCTTTATCACGAATGTCATCTGCTATAGACCGGCCATTAATGTCTTTTCTGGTAACGTACCTGATGACACCGTATACCGCGGCGCCAATTAAAGCTGTTTTAAATAATCCCATTTGTCTGAAGTTTTTATATTTGACTAAACAAATTGCGAAAAGAAAAGTTCATTATAATAGCCAAAAAGTTATGAGAAAAATTATAGTCTCCATGCATATTACCCTCGATGGGTTTGTGGCAGGGCCAAATGGTGAGATGGATTGGATCAGTTTTGACGACGAATTATTTGATTTCGTAGAAGGTTTTACTGATCAGGCAGACACCGCCTTATACGGAAGGGTGACTTACCAGATGATGGACAGTTACTGGCCTACTGCGGCAGAACAAACAAATGCCTCCAAACATGATGTAACGCATTCCAGATGGTATAAAAGCGTTATTAAACTGGTAGTTTCAGCCAGCATGTCGGGACAGGATAAGCCCGGTACGCAATTTATCGGAGAGGATATAGCAAAGCAAATTGAGCAGATAAAACAGCAGCCAGGTAAAGATATCCTGATATTTGGCAGCCCATCGGTAGTCCATTACCTTACGCATAAGGGCTTAATTGATGACTACTGGCTATTTGTAAACCCGGTACTGATGGGGCAGGGTATCCCGATGTTTAAAGACATTACGGAGAGGGTAAACCTGAATTTTCTGCAAGCCAAAACATTTGCTTGTGGGGTAACAGGATTGCACTATGAAAAAAGATAGGCTTGCGAGGCTACTTGTTGCGTACCCGAAAAGTTTTAGGTTGTTTTATCAAATAAATAGGTATCTTAGGGTCTCGTAATTGCCTGTTGGTGCCCGCCAGCGCCGATTTTGGTTTATTTATTTTTTAACGCAAACTAGCCCCCTTACATGATCAGATTTCGGGACTATATTATTGGAAAAAAAGATTCATTTACCCTGGAAGGCAGAATATTTCATTCTGTTTGCCTGGTGGCTTTGATGGGTTTACTCGCATGTATTCCTTTTAATGCCTCGCTGGGCCTGATCGGTCTTTCCATCTTAATGTGTGGTCTTCTGGTGGTTATACTGATCATCTATTATTTTTCAAGGTTCAGGCATAAAACAGGTATAGGTATCGTTATTCTGCTTGTCATGAATAATACCCTGCTCATCATTAACTATTATTCTAACTCGGGAATAAACGGCCCCAGCTCAGTAGTATTTGCATTATCTTTTTTAATAACAGTTTCTATCGTTCCTAAAAGGCACTTCTGGATATGGCTTCCTGTAAACATTGTCATTGTACTGGGC
It encodes the following:
- a CDS encoding Crp/Fnr family transcriptional regulator gives rise to the protein MTPADKESYIEQLKSAFLNYFPLEVETLLSIEAMVQFQSLKKDEILLHSGEVAKNLHFIVKGAMRAYFGDEKGNTYNKNIFLEGSFAGSKVSMMLGQPSGFTLQALEETTIVSMNFKKYKALIAERPDFKDFYIAYLEKNWVIDKEEREISLVMDTATVRYLKLLQRHPGIDKRIPLQHIASHLGVTPIQLSRIRKTLKK
- a CDS encoding DMT family transporter, with translation MNQVALSALAFLGGIFLAIQAGFNSHLGVLLKKPLLAAIATSLSSTIFALVVVLLTMKNMPAPSTVKQVPFYLWFTGGLFSVFGISLYFYTIPKLGVSTMISLGLCGQLIFALIAGHFGWLDLPQEPITVKRMAGIAAMMAGILLINLK
- a CDS encoding GNAT family N-acetyltransferase, yielding MKTKDQLVKANIDNLIALWKTAGGAFHSYFNKGDYEYVQIPGSEWPNKIWFNRGISRNDAERALAQNSAAGPNLVLPHWDIFGASSLEILEANGFAEKSRQTAMYLELGHRFDEQQRLDFKRVTSTTETMEWATLYPQAFGYSISEAILANTFNEIHYYLACFQDQPIGTAILFQTEEIMGIHGVGISPNARRSGYAEEIMKFLLNRAIDMGARYATLQASDMGRGLYDKLGFKAQFVIKNYIGHPPHL
- a CDS encoding dihydrofolate reductase family protein, with the protein product MRKIIVSMHITLDGFVAGPNGEMDWISFDDELFDFVEGFTDQADTALYGRVTYQMMDSYWPTAAEQTNASKHDVTHSRWYKSVIKLVVSASMSGQDKPGTQFIGEDIAKQIEQIKQQPGKDILIFGSPSVVHYLTHKGLIDDYWLFVNPVLMGQGIPMFKDITERVNLNFLQAKTFACGVTGLHYEKR